The proteins below are encoded in one region of Clostridium estertheticum:
- a CDS encoding nitroreductase family protein has translation MNETLKNIRNRRSTRAFLPEQINGAHLTEIIDAGIYAPSANNQQPWHFTVIQRKDIIDRLSDAFKEIAKDSDNEYIRRFSDNEKFHVFYNAPTVVLVSGDINNQSASVDCGVATENMLIAAESLEIGSCWVGLIAILLNSEKGKAFIKELEIPEGFKQIHAFCLGYKKIEVTNAPKRKENNVNYIK, from the coding sequence ATGAATGAAACTTTGAAAAATATAAGAAATAGAAGAAGTACGAGAGCATTTTTACCAGAACAAATTAATGGTGCACACTTAACAGAGATAATAGATGCAGGCATTTATGCACCAAGTGCTAATAATCAGCAACCATGGCATTTTACCGTAATACAAAGAAAAGACATTATCGACAGATTAAGTGATGCTTTTAAAGAGATTGCAAAAGACTCTGATAATGAGTATATTAGAAGATTTTCTGATAATGAAAAGTTTCATGTATTTTATAATGCACCAACGGTAGTATTGGTATCTGGTGACATAAATAATCAATCTGCTTCAGTTGATTGTGGCGTTGCTACTGAGAATATGCTAATAGCTGCAGAATCATTAGAAATTGGTTCTTGTTGGGTTGGACTTATTGCTATTCTATTAAACAGTGAAAAAGGTAAGGCCTTCATTAAAGAACTTGAAATTCCAGAAGGATTTAAACAAATACATGCATTTTGCCTAGGGTATAAAAAAATTGAAGTAACTAATGCACCGAAAAGAAAAGAAAATAATGTAAATTATATAAAATAA
- a CDS encoding methyltransferase, which translates to MIDINDKLEINNKITILLENLKTSDDKQRSAIINKLSLDYNNAIPLLWSKIITEDDPRALLSVMRDILKKEKPKGMFKRTIGNSKEKLIAFLSHPDPKVRKNVCGVIGELADPAYLEGLYNAYNAEEKLFVRYSYVLAIGNCGSAIDAEKLKEMFEEVVHNEQISKDNNSLITTNKHINEEKLALTRAIDKLSPTARHEFKGFDTPVPMLLTIMNYQYQLTLAELDEKLIEGRLINDGILICENDLDKIYSCRTFYELLYPLGDCSDVLFDYKIIAAEIMNADIVGFLNDCHANESNSPFGYRIEFKTTDSNRDRSDFVKNLSRELDEISSGNLRNSPSSYEVEIRILEKDNLCNVYIKLYSFKDDRFDYRKNDLATSINPVTAAIVIKSIQQWLEPNAKVIDPFCGAGTMLIERSKLEQFESLTGIDIFRTAITAATINSKLADVDIELIADDTLEFIPYTLYDEIITNMPFDNKSTTHNKYADLYNAFIAKIPKLVKSNGMAFVYTIEKELFREILLDNDQLELLKEIKIESGRLTPHVFVLRVK; encoded by the coding sequence ATGATAGATATAAATGATAAGTTAGAAATAAATAATAAAATTACAATTTTATTAGAAAATTTAAAAACTTCAGATGATAAACAGAGATCCGCTATAATAAACAAACTATCTCTTGATTATAATAATGCCATTCCACTGTTATGGTCAAAAATAATAACTGAGGATGACCCTAGGGCATTACTATCCGTTATGAGGGATATTTTAAAAAAGGAAAAACCAAAGGGAATGTTTAAAAGAACTATTGGTAATTCAAAGGAAAAGCTCATTGCATTTCTTTCACATCCTGATCCTAAGGTTCGAAAGAATGTGTGTGGTGTCATCGGTGAACTCGCAGACCCTGCATATTTAGAAGGCTTATATAATGCCTATAACGCCGAAGAGAAGCTATTTGTAAGATATTCATATGTACTTGCAATAGGTAACTGTGGCAGCGCTATTGATGCAGAAAAGCTAAAGGAAATGTTTGAGGAAGTAGTCCATAACGAGCAAATTTCAAAAGATAATAACTCACTGATTACAACTAATAAACATATTAATGAAGAAAAACTAGCACTTACAAGAGCAATAGATAAATTATCTCCAACCGCACGCCATGAATTTAAAGGATTTGATACTCCTGTACCAATGTTACTCACAATTATGAATTATCAATATCAGCTTACTTTAGCTGAACTTGATGAAAAATTAATCGAAGGTAGACTTATTAATGATGGTATACTTATATGTGAAAATGATTTAGATAAGATTTATAGTTGCAGGACCTTTTATGAACTTTTATATCCTTTAGGTGATTGCTCTGACGTGTTGTTTGATTATAAGATAATTGCAGCTGAAATTATGAATGCAGATATTGTAGGCTTTTTAAATGATTGTCACGCTAATGAATCGAATTCTCCTTTTGGATACAGAATTGAATTTAAAACTACGGACTCCAACAGAGATAGATCTGATTTCGTAAAAAATTTATCTAGAGAGTTAGATGAAATCTCCTCTGGAAATTTAAGAAATAGCCCTTCCTCATATGAAGTTGAAATTCGAATACTTGAAAAAGATAATCTTTGTAATGTATATATTAAGTTATATTCCTTTAAAGATGATAGATTTGATTATAGAAAAAATGACCTAGCAACATCTATAAATCCAGTAACTGCAGCTATTGTAATAAAATCTATACAGCAATGGCTAGAACCTAATGCTAAAGTTATAGATCCATTTTGCGGCGCAGGGACAATGCTTATAGAAAGATCTAAGTTAGAACAATTCGAGTCTTTAACAGGAATTGATATATTTAGAACCGCTATAACAGCTGCAACAATAAATTCTAAATTAGCTGATGTAGACATAGAACTTATAGCTGATGATACATTAGAATTTATTCCTTATACTCTATATGATGAGATTATAACAAATATGCCTTTTGATAATAAATCTACCACCCATAACAAGTATGCAGACCTATATAATGCATTTATAGCTAAGATTCCGAAGCTAGTTAAATCAAACGGAATGGCATTTGTGTACACAATAGAAAAGGAATTATTTAGGGAAATTTTATTAGATAATGATCAACTTGAATTACTTAAAGAAATAAAAATTGAAAGTGGTAGACTTACACCTCATGTTTTTGTTCTACGAGTAAAATAA
- the nadE gene encoding NAD(+) synthase, translated as MDKIKQNEIMSEFGIPCPLQDESDEKYAYRMIEETCTFLKKYAQLAGKKGYVCNLTGGVDSFVTSMLIKKSGLELINLSLPFGINPDIAELEIEKHVIQPDVFRTYDITGPVNESLDLLHNLPSSKVDIGNTKSRIRMTVIYRIAEVYDVLVAGCTNVAELTLGMVTKFGDDAADVKPLAGITKGIIYEMAKIFNAPKSIIDKVSTSGMWDNKSNLEEVTELNHQVCMYLRGEEISNEYEAKILKLYNVSKHKRHLPVSTKDTWWVE; from the coding sequence ATGGATAAAATTAAACAAAATGAGATAATGAGTGAATTTGGTATACCTTGTCCTCTTCAAGATGAGTCGGATGAGAAATATGCATATAGAATGATAGAGGAAACTTGTACTTTTTTAAAAAAATATGCGCAGCTTGCTGGTAAAAAAGGATATGTATGTAATCTAACAGGTGGGGTAGACAGTTTTGTTACTAGTATGCTTATCAAAAAATCTGGGCTTGAGCTAATCAATTTATCTCTTCCTTTTGGAATTAATCCAGATATAGCGGAATTAGAAATTGAGAAGCATGTAATACAACCTGATGTATTTAGAACTTATGATATAACAGGACCTGTAAATGAATCTCTTGATCTTCTCCATAATTTGCCTTCTTCAAAAGTAGATATAGGGAATACAAAATCTAGAATAAGAATGACAGTTATATATAGAATAGCTGAAGTTTATGATGTTTTAGTTGCAGGTTGCACAAATGTTGCTGAATTAACTCTAGGAATGGTAACTAAGTTTGGTGATGATGCTGCAGATGTAAAACCACTTGCTGGGATAACAAAAGGTATAATTTATGAAATGGCTAAGATATTTAATGCTCCTAAATCTATAATTGATAAGGTATCTACAAGCGGTATGTGGGATAATAAATCAAATTTAGAAGAAGTAACAGAATTAAATCATCAAGTTTGTATGTATTTAAGAGGTGAAGAAATTTCTAATGAATATGAGGCAAAGATATTGAAGTTATACAATGTATCTAAACACAAAAGGCATTTACCTGTTTCAACAAAAGATACTTGGTGGGTAGAATAA
- the amrS gene encoding AmmeMemoRadiSam system radical SAM enzyme, which yields MEKEALFYEKAAGYINCKLCPHNCFIIDGAFGKCNVRVNHEGKLYTTNYGEITSMAQDPIEKKPLYHFKPGTNILSVGSFGCNFSCGFCQNHRISQGSPRSEYLPPEKLVEVCKGLEDNIGVAFTYNEPSIWYEYVYQSSKLLKENIKDINIVLVTNGYINEEPIKKLLPYVDAMNIDLKSFNNDYYRGTCGGNISPVLNTIRRASKECHVEVTTLLVNGENDSEFEVKEIASFIASLNKDIPLHLSRYFPSYKMGKPATNIEVMIEDRKIAKQYLNYVYMGNVTNMDNSTYCPKCGHKIIVREGYHINVNICNDLCPKCGFKINIVC from the coding sequence ATGGAAAAAGAGGCTTTGTTTTATGAAAAAGCAGCAGGTTATATAAATTGTAAACTTTGCCCTCATAACTGCTTTATTATCGATGGTGCATTTGGAAAATGTAATGTGCGGGTAAATCACGAGGGAAAACTTTACACAACAAATTACGGAGAAATAACTTCTATGGCACAAGATCCTATAGAAAAAAAGCCATTGTATCACTTTAAACCGGGTACCAATATCTTATCAGTTGGGAGTTTTGGATGCAATTTTAGTTGTGGATTTTGTCAAAATCATAGAATATCACAAGGGAGTCCAAGAAGTGAATATTTACCTCCAGAAAAATTGGTTGAAGTTTGCAAAGGACTTGAAGACAATATTGGAGTGGCATTTACATATAATGAACCTTCCATCTGGTATGAATATGTATACCAGTCATCAAAGCTATTAAAAGAGAACATTAAAGACATAAATATAGTGTTAGTAACAAATGGATATATAAATGAAGAACCTATAAAGAAACTTCTTCCTTATGTGGATGCTATGAATATAGATTTAAAATCATTTAACAACGATTATTATAGAGGAACATGTGGAGGGAACATTTCACCAGTACTTAATACTATAAGGAGGGCATCGAAAGAATGTCATGTAGAGGTAACTACACTTCTGGTAAATGGTGAAAATGATTCTGAATTTGAGGTTAAGGAAATTGCAAGTTTTATAGCTTCATTAAATAAAGACATTCCACTTCATTTATCAAGATACTTTCCTAGCTATAAAATGGGGAAGCCGGCAACAAACATTGAAGTAATGATTGAAGATAGAAAGATAGCAAAACAATATCTAAATTATGTTTATATGGGTAATGTTACTAATATGGATAACTCAACATACTGTCCAAAGTGTGGTCATAAAATTATAGTAAGAGAAGGATATCATATTAATGTTAACATTTGTAATGATTTATGCCCAAAGTGTGGTTTTAAAATAAATATTGTGTGCTAA
- the amrA gene encoding AmmeMemoRadiSam system protein A encodes MPHPPIIIPEVGHGEEKKIKNTYDACERIGCEIAELKPEVIIMVTPHGTMFSDAIAVSFEPYITGSLKQFGAPEVSMNFEIDMDLTHEIMVRAEKINIPIVRATSSTLKQYGREYELDHGCLVPLYFAFNKYNLFKLVHITYGGLTPIELYKFGKLIEEAVQESNKNVVFIGSGDLSHHLKDEGTYEYNPYGEKFDKKIISLLKNGDVSGAFNIDPEMIQKAGECGLRSYYIMLGAMDGNDIVGELLSYEGTFGVGYAVMKFKLKKSGRDILSEIIKEKEKKYNERIKNEDFYVRLARESLTYYLAEGNYMDLPSYVPCEMLNNKRGVFVSLKKFGVLRGCIGTIFPTSENIAEEIMKNAVSAGEGDPRFINVASTELEDIVFSVDVLTKPVKALKEELNPKKYGVIVRSGENSGVLLPDIEGVSTIDQQISIALNKAGILTNEDYSIEKFEVTRHI; translated from the coding sequence ATGCCACATCCCCCTATAATAATTCCAGAAGTGGGACATGGAGAGGAAAAAAAGATAAAAAACACATATGATGCATGTGAGAGAATTGGGTGTGAAATAGCTGAGTTAAAACCAGAGGTGATAATAATGGTTACCCCACATGGTACTATGTTCTCGGATGCTATAGCGGTTTCTTTTGAACCATATATAACAGGAAGTTTAAAGCAATTTGGGGCACCAGAAGTTTCTATGAACTTTGAGATAGATATGGATCTTACTCACGAAATTATGGTGAGGGCGGAGAAAATCAATATACCAATTGTAAGGGCAACAAGTAGCACACTTAAACAATATGGTAGGGAATACGAATTAGACCATGGATGTTTAGTTCCACTGTATTTTGCTTTCAATAAATATAACCTTTTTAAGCTTGTGCATATTACATATGGTGGGCTTACTCCTATTGAGTTATATAAATTTGGCAAACTAATAGAGGAGGCTGTGCAGGAAAGCAATAAAAACGTTGTGTTTATTGGTAGTGGTGATCTTTCACATCATCTTAAGGATGAAGGGACCTATGAATACAATCCATATGGAGAAAAATTTGATAAGAAGATAATAAGTTTACTTAAAAATGGAGATGTATCTGGAGCATTTAATATAGATCCTGAAATGATACAAAAAGCTGGAGAATGTGGCTTGAGATCTTATTATATAATGCTTGGGGCAATGGATGGTAACGACATAGTGGGAGAACTTCTTTCCTATGAAGGTACCTTTGGAGTTGGATATGCGGTAATGAAATTTAAGCTTAAAAAAAGTGGCAGAGATATTTTATCTGAAATAATTAAAGAAAAAGAAAAAAAATATAATGAAAGAATAAAGAATGAGGACTTTTATGTACGTCTTGCTAGAGAAAGTCTTACCTATTATTTAGCAGAGGGTAATTATATGGATCTACCAAGTTATGTGCCTTGCGAAATGTTAAATAATAAAAGAGGCGTTTTTGTATCTCTTAAAAAATTTGGAGTATTAAGAGGGTGCATAGGCACCATTTTTCCAACATCAGAGAATATTGCAGAGGAAATAATGAAAAATGCGGTTTCAGCAGGAGAAGGTGACCCAAGGTTTATTAACGTAGCTTCCACAGAACTTGAAGATATTGTATTTTCAGTAGATGTTCTGACAAAGCCTGTAAAAGCTTTAAAAGAAGAGCTAAACCCTAAAAAGTATGGAGTAATTGTTAGAAGTGGAGAAAATAGTGGAGTGTTATTACCAGATATTGAGGGTGTTTCCACCATAGATCAGCAAATAAGTATTGCGCTTAATAAAGCTGGAATTTTGACAAATGAGGATTATTCTATAGAAAAGTTTGAGGTTACTCGTCATATTTAG